The genomic segment GGCCGGGGACAAGAGCAGACGGGATCAAGGTCTGTATTGCGCTTATCATCGAGATGTGGGGCACGATACGGAGGACTGCCGTCACCTCAAGAAAGACATTGAAAAACTGATCAAACGAGGCCATCTGGGGCAGTTTGTACGAGAGGAACGAGCTGACCAGCAACGAGGAAGGCCCAGGTCAGAGCGTCCGAGCTACCTCCGAGACCGACCCCAGGGGCCCCGTGGCCGAACTCCCGAGCAGGAAATACAGAACCTGGCGGGGGTGATTAACACTATTGCCGGTGGACCTGCTGGCGGAGATAGCCATACAGCTCGGCGGCATAATCGCCCCCCTCCCACGGGGGAGAGCTCGGCCAAGCGATTGAAGATGTATGAGGAAATAATCTATGGACCCGAAGATGCAGTCCCTTTGGCCTCCAATAACCATGAAGCCATCGTGATAGAGGTCATCACCTGTAATTTCAAGGTAAAGAAGGTGTACATAGACAACGGAAGTGCCATAGACGTGCTGTATTACAAGACCTTCAAGGAGTTGCAGCTGGAGGATAGGCAGCTCGTGCCGGTTCGAACCCCGTTGATCGGTTTTGCAGGTCCTCCTGTAAGGCCGGAAGGGATGATTACTCTCATGGTTACGGTGGGGGTGTCCCCGAGGTGCCGAACGGTCCAGGTAAACTTCGCGGTGGTTAAGGAGCCGTCGTCCTATAATATGATTCTCGGACGACCCACGCTGAATGCCCTCCGAGCTATTTGCTCCACCTTGCACCTCAGTATGAAGTTTCCTACTTCTGCCGGGGTGGCTGAGGTGCTGGGAGATCCGGAGGTGGCGAGGGCGTGTTATATTGCTACCCTCAAAGGTAAAGAGAAGTTGGTAGCTCAGACAATTTGCTTAGAGTCCTGGGAGCCCCTGGAGAAAGGGGAAAGATTGGATACGGATGAGGGGTTGGCCGAGCTGCCCGTTCAGCCTGACCGACCCGAGCACACAGTAAAGGTCGGTACCGGCCTGGGCGAGCTGGTCAGGAGTTCCTTGGAATCTCTCCTGGAGGAATACGCTGAGATTTTTGCTTGGAGTGCTGATGACATGCCAGGAATCCCCACCGAACTGGCAGTCCATAGGCTACATGTGGATCCCAACGTCCGACCTGTGAAGCAGAAGAAGAGGAACTTCGCTCCTGAGCGAAAGGAGGTCATCAAGAGCGAGGTGGGTAAGTTGCTGGAGGCTAAGATCGTTAAGGAAGTCTACTACCCTACCTGGCTAGCCAACCCGGTGCTAGTCAAGAAAGAGGAGAAAGCTTGGAGGATGTGTGTGGATTTCACTGACTTAAATAAGGCTTGCCCGAAGGACTGTTACCCACTTCCACGGATTGACCAGCTCGTGGACTCAACAGCTGGCTATGAGATCTTCTGTTTCTTGGACGCCTTCAAGGGGTACCATCAGATAGTCCTGGATGAGGAGGATCAGGAAAAGACCTCGTTTATCACTGAGGAGGGAACATATTGCTACATCACCATGCCATTTGGGCTAAAAAACGCAGGCGCGACCTACCAGAGGTTGGTAAACAAGTTGTTCAGAAATCAGATCGGCCGAAACCTGGAGGTATATGTGGACGATATGTTAGTGAAAAGTCGAACCCAGGAGCAGTTCATATCCGACCTGAGGGAAATCTTCGAGGTTCTCCGGAGCTCACGTATGCGGCTAAACCCCaaaaagtgtacttttggggtcAGGTCGGGAAAATTCCTGGGCTACATGATTTCTAAAGAGGGGGTGAGAGCTAACCCAGACAAGATCAAGGCCATCATGGACATGGCTCCACCCCGGAATATTAAGGATGTGCAACGTTTGACAGGGAGAATGGCAGCCTTGAACAGATTCCTGTCCAAATCGGCAGTTCGAGGGTCGCCTTTCTTCAAGGCCCTGAAAGGAGGTCGACAGTTTGAGTGGAGTCTGGAGTGCCAGAGGGCGTTCGATGAGCTGAAAGCCCACCTCGCTCGGTTGCCAGCTTTGACGTCTCCCGAGTTGGGGGAGACCCTGTTCATCTACCTGGCTGCGGGTGAGGGGGCTATTAGCGCGGTGCTGGTGCGAGAGGAGGACAAGGTGCAGAAGCCCGTATATTATGTTAGCCGCGCCCTGCAGGGGGCCGAGGCAAGGTACTCGGCGGTAGAGCGATATGTTTTGGCATTAGTACATGCAGCTCGGAAGTTCAAGACGTACTTTCAAGCTCACCCCGTGGTAGTCATGACGGACCAGCCCCTGAAACAGATCCTTTCCAAACCTGAGTCCTCGGGTCGAATGGTGAAGTGGGCTGTGGAATTGTCGGAGTACGACCTGGGATATCAGCCTAGGACCGCCATCAAAGCCCAAGCCTTGGCGGACTTCATAGCGGATGGCGTTTCTTTTGGATCGACCGGAGCGGAGGTCGATCAGGCCAAGAAGGATGGAGAAGATGCTAAAAATGCACACGCCGGACAAGCAGCCCAGCCCTTACAGACCCCAAAGACTACCAAGGCCACTCAGGCCCAAGAAGCAGTAGAGGTCTTACAGGCCGGAGACGCTGCTGAGGTCATTCAGGCCATGCAGGTAGCCGAGGACGGGCTGTCTAAAGAAGCAGATGAGGCCCAGCAGGCCAAAGAAGCTGCCGAGGACAGACAGGTCGGAGAAGCAGTTGAGGCCGAGCAGACCCAAGGAACTGCCAAGGTCAGAGAGGCCAAGGAGGCAGCTAAGGATGGGCAGGCCGTAGATGCTGTCGAGGCCGTGCATCCTGAAAAAGAACACAAGGCAGAGCTGGCTAGAGACACTGCCCAGGCGGTGGAGCGAGCAGGTCCCACCTGGACATTGTACGTGGATGGCGCGTCAAGCAAGGAGGGATGCGGAGCAGGTCTCCTCCTTATTAGCCCCACGGGGGAAGAGCTGCCCTACGCACTGAGATTCGATTTCAGAGCCTCTAATAACGAGTCAAAGTACGAGGCCTTAATTGCAGGGATGGAGATGGCCCGGAAGTTAGGGGCCAGATCGGTGAAAGTCTACAGTGATTCACAGCTGATAGTGAACCAAATAGGGGGTAGCTACGAGCTCAAAGAAGAGTCACTAAGAAAGTACGTGGCCAAAACATGTGAACTAAGGGGTCAGTTCGAACAGTTCACGCTCGAGCAGATTCCGCGGAGCCAGAACAAGCGAGCCGACGCCCTATCTAAACTAGCCTCCACCTCGACTGGCTTCTCAGGTCGGGGAGTACTGGTAGAGGTCGTCAGAAGTCGGGCATATGAACCGTTCAATGCCGCGGTTATTCAAGTGGTGAGCTCGTGGATGGATCCCATTGTCCGGTACTTGGCTCATAGGGAGCTCCCACCAAGCAGGGCCGAGGCCCACAAAGTCCTCCTCAAGTCACAGAAGTACGTGCTCACACAGGGAGTCTTATACAGGAAATCCTATTTGCAACCCTGGCTGAAGTGTGTAACGCCAGAGGAAGGGACCTATGTCTTGCGCAAGTTGCATGAAGGCATCTGCGGCAATCACATTGGCCCAAGAACATTGGCCAAGAAGGGAATGCTGGCCGGATACTATTGGCCCACCATCTTCAGAGACTCAGCCGAACTGGTAGCTCGGTGTAAATCTTGTCAGCTAAACGCCCCAGTCCATCACACTCCCACTCAAGAAATGATTCCTCTCAGTAGCCCGTGGCCGTTCTTCCAGTGGGGAATTGACTTATTGGGGCCATTTCCCCGAGCTCCAGGTGGCTACGAATACCTGGTGGTAGCCATTGATTACTTCACCAATTGGGTAGAGGCCGAGCCCCTTAACACAATCAGCAGCAGATCGGTCCAGAAATTCCTTTGGAAAAGCATAGTCTGCCGATTTGGCATACCAAGGGCTCTTGTCTCGGACAATGGAAGGCAGTTTGCGGACCACTCTTTCCAGGAGTGGTGCACGGAGCTCGGCATCCAGCAGCACTTCACATCGGTAGGGCACCCCCAAGCCAATGGGCAAGTCAAGAATGTCAACAGAACCATTCTGCACGGCCTGAAGACAAGAGTAGAGTCTGCCCGAACTAATTGGCTGGAGGAGCTGCCTACCATACTATGGGCTTACCGTACAACACCTCGGACAGCCACTCAGGAAACCCCGTTCGTCCTGACCTATGGGGTCGAGGCGGTAATCCCAGCAGAGATTGGAGTGCCCTCGGGTAGGGTGCAACACTTTGTGGCCCAGGATAATGAGGAGGAAATGCGGCTTGGCCTGGACCTACTCGAGCATCGAAGGGAAGAAGCGGCTATAAGAATGGCTAAGTATAAGGGCCAGGTCGCACGCTACTACAATGCTAGGGTAAGGCACATTTCTTTCAAGCCAGGAGACCTGGTGGTGTTACGCAAGAACTCCGTTAGCCGAGCTATGGGCACGGGTAAGTTGGACCCAAACTGGGAAGGTCCCTACGTGGTAAAAGTGGCTGACCGAGCAGGTTATTGCAGGCTGGCTCGCCCGGAGGGAAGCGAAGTCCCGCGTACCTGGCACAACTCAAATCTAAGGCTTTTCCTTTAGAGGCCTGCCCGAGCTGAAGTGGTCAGCTGGACAGGTCTGCTTTTCGCTTTATTAGTTCACTTTATTAGTTAGCTCGGTCTGGATTAGCACAGCTCAAACTTAAAGCTTTTTCTCTTTGGTAGTCTGACCGAGCTGAAGTAGTCAGCTGGACAGGTCTGGTCCCTCCTTCCATAGTTCAGTATTAAGGATTATAATGTATTCAAAGGTTAATGGAGAAATTTTTACAAGTGTTGAATAAGAAAAGAGATAGTCTTTTTCTATTTCAAAAGGGTATACATAAGGGGGGCCATACAAAAACGAGCTGGCCAGCTCGGGTCCAAACCTAGCCTAACAGACCTACCTAAGGCACTATCTTTCTAGTTTTCCCCTTGCTGTTCTTGTTCTGGCTCGGGGGAGGTCGCGGGCAGAGCAGGGTCGGCAACCAAGGCAGCCAGGTCACGCCCGTTGGAGTAGCCCGTGACGAGTCTATCAATCTGATCGGCGGCCTGGGGATTGTAGTCAGGCCATCTGCTCAGGTCAAAGCCCGGCAAGTTCAGGGACTGAACATCCGCCATGGCCTTGGTGTAGCCGAGCTGCAAGACGGGGCCATTCAAGATGGCCAGATCATTCATGAAGACCTCGGATTTCTTGAAGTCCTGAACGCCTAGCTGGCGCCCTTCCGCCCTCGCCGTCTCAGTCAGCTCGGTTGCTTTCTTCTGCTCAGCCTCGAGCTGGGTAGCTAGCTCGGCCGTTCTCTTCTTTTCCAGCTCGCAAGCAGTCTGGGATTCGGCGAGCTGCTTCTTCGTTGCCTCCAGCTCTGCCTCGGTCGCCTCAAGCTGGCTGGACAGCCTGTTCTTGGCCGCATCAGCCTGGGAGAGATTCTCCCCCATGTTTTCGTACCTTTGAGCCAGCTCGGCACCAGCGACGTTGAGCTGCAGGTCCAGCAGTGAGAAGTCTACCGACCAGAAAGACTGATAAAATATCTAATTAAGAGGTTACCTGGGCTACGCTCAAGTAGTAGTGCTCCAGTAGCTCGGAGTTGGATGCGAGCTGGATAAAGTGGTGGTCGCGAGGAAGCACCGAACCCTTGACAAGCTCTCGAGCCGCCTCAGGAAATTGAGCTCGGTCATTCATCGACAACCCCCACTTCGGACAGAAATGAAGGGGGTGAGGGTGCGTGCTCAGCTCGGTGGGGGGCTTGAGAGGAATGATATTCCTCGCTCGCCACATAGAGGAGGGCGACTCTGATGTAGCCTGCAGCTCGGCAGAGTTGACCCCATAGTGCTCTGCGGAAGCGTCCGTAGGAGATGGTTGTGGCGTTGGGGTAGCCGAAGTGGCCACCTCGGTCCTGACTTTTTTGGCGGTCGTTTTCCTCCTCTTCTTTTTGGGTTCCTCCACTGGGGCAGACTGAGCTGCAGCCTGAGCAGTAGACTCTGGTGGGGGAAGAGCCACGTCGCCAAGAGCGGAGGAGGGCACCGTAGTATGGGTGCGCGAGCCGCCTGTCCCTCCTATGTTCAATAGCTGAGAAAACCTCTTCACTGAAAAGAGGGAAGCAAGTCAGTCCtcgtgaaaaagaaaaagaaaaaggaggaagAGGAAAGAAGATCAAAGGGATTACAAGCTGTCAGCTCCTCGGGGGTGAGGGGTCGGAGGTCAGGCGCAGGGTCGTTCACCTCTGCTCGAATCAGCCCCGCCGACCGGAGCTGGGCATTGCTGAACTCCTTCACCGATAATCGGGCGTCCGAGCTGACCAGGTAGTCTAGCTCGGCCGCGGGAAGAGGTGAAGGGATGGGGTCAGTTACCCGGGTCTCCTCCCTCCAGGTTAAGGGAGGAAAACCCGTGTTCTTCACGTAGAAGAACTGAGCTTTCCAGCCCTTAATGGAAGAAGGGGTGTGCGTGAACAGCTCGCGGGTTGGGAGTTCTCCCCCGCCCCTGCGAGCAAAATAAAACCAGCCATGAACTGGTCCGTTCACCTTCATTTGGAAGAATGACCTGAAAAGGTCTAAGGAGTAAGGAATCTCGAGGACTCGGCACATAATGAAGAAACCGAGGATCGATCTGATGGCATTTGGAACGAGCTGGGTTATTCGAATCCCCCAGAAGGTCAGAATTTGATAAAGGAATTGAGGAATGGGGAGACGGAGACCAGCTATGAGCTGATCCCTGTAAATGGCTACAAATTCAGAAGGAGGTCGGCAAGCATACTCCCCTGGTCGGGCAGCCCTGGCCTCGAACTGGGGGGGGATGTCATATCTCCCCGCCAGCTCGTCAACATTCCCCTGATCTAGCAGAGGGGGAATGAGCTCGACTTCCCCAAAGTC from the Coffea arabica cultivar ET-39 chromosome 11e, Coffea Arabica ET-39 HiFi, whole genome shotgun sequence genome contains:
- the LOC140021303 gene encoding uncharacterized protein, whose product is MPKTRSQRNAGGSKGTERSGPQNPSRGPTPGEGGAGPSRIPPEQLVQTVAENLPTFEAIMNYLKGQSEGHQNKEPKVQGADQSESRTGSPTKTGAKRAHREVTREQVEVVEPSHKNSRTEHPEPVRRFPRGDLSPRRERQQVQDELDLLLDPEADRYITSPFVLDIEEYQLPAKFKIPNMKPYDATTDPEDHLFMFMTQMRLQTAADAVRCKTFPMFLEGRARQWFQGLPPRSIGSFNQLARQFSAQFVSSRAYSKSTAHLMTIQQKPEESLREYMVRFNNESLQVRDRDDKVVMSAFINGLCKQKLYTELVERPPKSVREMLDRAHEKANAEEANRLKSAQERLRDDKRRRGADQMDVRPGPGRKSAYDRLPRSRPMGGDKSWTGLTAPRAPVLAVMEQEGLSRPPRPLAGDKSRRDQGLYCAYHRDVGHDTEDCRHLKKDIEKLIKRGHLGQFVREERADQQRGRPRSERPSYLRDRPQGPRGRTPEQEIQNLAGVINTIAGGPAGGDSHTARRHNRPPPTGESSAKRLKMYEEIIYGPEDAVPLASNNHEAIVIEVITCNFKVKKVYIDNGSAIDVLYYKTFKELQLEDRQLVPVRTPLIGFAGPPVRPEGMITLMVTVGVSPRCRTVQVNFAVVKEPSSYNMILGRPTLNALRAICSTLHLSMKFPTSAGVAEVLGDPEVARACYIATLKGKEKLVAQTICLESWEPLEKGERLDTDEGLAELPVQPDRPEHTVKVGTGLGELVRSSLESLLEEYAEIFAWSADDMPGIPTELAVHRLHVDPNVRPVKQKKRNFAPERKEVIKSEVGKLLEAKIVKEVYYPTWLANPVLVKKEEKAWRMCVDFTDLNKACPKDCYPLPRIDQLVDSTAGYEIFCFLDAFKGYHQIVLDEEDQEKTSFITEEGTYCYITMPFGLKNAGATYQRLVNKLFRNQIGRNLEVYVDDMLVKSRTQEQFISDLREIFEVLRSSRMRLNPKKCTFGVRSGKFLGYMISKEGVRANPDKIKAIMDMAPPRNIKDVQRLTGRMAALNRFLSKSAVRGSPFFKALKGGRQFEWSLECQRAFDELKAHLARLPALTSPELGETLFIYLAAGEGAISAVLVREEDKVQKPVYYVSRALQGAEARYSAVERYVLALVHAARKFKTYFQAHPVVVMTDQPLKQILSKPESSGRMVKWAVELSEYDLGYQPRTAIKAQALADFIADGVSFGSTGAEVDQAKKDGEDAKNAHAGQAAQPLQTPKTTKATQAQEAVEVLQAGDAAEVIQAMQVAEDGLSKEADEAQQAKEAAEDRQVGEAVEAEQTQGTAKVREAKEAAKDGQAVDAVEAVHPEKEHKAELARDTAQAVERAGPTWTLYVDGASSKEGCGAGLLLISPTGEELPYALRFDFRASNNESKYEALIAGMEMARKLGARSVKVYSDSQLIVNQIGGSYELKEESLRKYVAKTCELRGQFEQFTLEQIPRSQNKRADALSKLASTSTGFSGRGVLVEVVRSRAYEPFNAAVIQVVSSWMDPIVRYLAHRELPPSRAEAHKVLLKSQKYVLTQGVLYRKSYLQPWLKCVTPEEGTYVLRKLHEGICGNHIGPRTLAKKGMLAGYYWPTIFRDSAELVARCKSCQLNAPVHHTPTQEMIPLSSPWPFFQWGIDLLGPFPRAPGGYEYLVVAIDYFTNWVEAEPLNTISSRSVQKFLWKSIVCRFGIPRALVSDNGRQFADHSFQEWCTELGIQQHFTSVGHPQANGQVKNVNRTILHGLKTRVESARTNWLEELPTILWAYRTTPRTATQETPFVLTYGVEAVIPAEIGVPSGRVQHFVAQDNEEEMRLGLDLLEHRREEAAIRMAKYKGQVARYYNARVRHISFKPGDLVVLRKNSVSRAMGTGKLDPNWEGPYVVKVADRAGYCRLARPEGSEVPRTWHNSNLRLFL